The following coding sequences lie in one Nitrospira sp. genomic window:
- the kaiC gene encoding circadian clock protein KaiC: MARPTRRVLEQEEAGLRKNRKQIRKIPTGIVGLDKVLGGGLPAERMTLVGGGPGSGKSIIGLQWLLAGTDAGEPGILVLFEERVASVRQNAAGLGWDVARLEQKGLLCLLDARISPEAVVSGDFSIKGLLAIIGQKAKAMRARRIVIDAVDALLYLYDSPMRERHELYSLHEWLLDQKLTTMMTVKTVPQEESPRYAFLDFMADCVIHVDQRVTQQITTRRLRVVKYRGAGYGRNEYPFVISQDGINVIPITSNVLQHRPLGPKVSSGLAGLDGVLAGGFRRGASTLIVGTAGSGKTTLACIFAQAAGRRGERVLYLNFEESAESMVGNMLSPGLALGPLIKRGTLVIRSYLPEAMGVEEHLFHALKALDELQPQHVVVDAISACKRMGSEQAAFEYLMRLLNDCRERGITCFYLNQATGLDIVAEISGIGISSIIDTVVLLRHLPVGHAMKRQLLVMKSRGSKHSDLFHEFHITDRGIELEKT, from the coding sequence GTGGCCAGACCAACGCGAAGGGTGCTCGAACAAGAGGAGGCCGGATTGCGGAAGAACAGGAAACAGATCAGAAAGATCCCGACCGGCATCGTCGGGCTGGACAAAGTGCTGGGCGGAGGCCTGCCTGCCGAACGTATGACACTGGTCGGCGGCGGCCCCGGGAGCGGGAAAAGCATCATCGGCTTGCAATGGCTGTTGGCGGGCACCGATGCCGGCGAGCCGGGCATTCTCGTGTTGTTCGAAGAGCGTGTCGCGTCTGTGCGCCAAAACGCCGCCGGCTTGGGATGGGATGTGGCCCGGCTGGAGCAGAAGGGCCTGCTGTGCCTGCTGGATGCCCGGATCAGTCCTGAAGCGGTGGTCTCCGGCGACTTTTCCATCAAGGGGCTGCTGGCGATCATCGGACAGAAGGCCAAGGCCATGCGAGCCCGGCGCATCGTGATCGATGCGGTGGATGCGCTGCTGTATCTGTACGACAGCCCCATGCGCGAGCGACACGAATTATATTCGCTCCACGAATGGCTGCTGGACCAAAAACTGACGACGATGATGACGGTCAAAACAGTCCCGCAGGAGGAATCTCCCCGGTACGCATTTCTGGACTTCATGGCGGATTGCGTCATTCACGTCGATCAGCGGGTCACGCAACAGATCACCACGCGCCGCCTGAGAGTGGTCAAGTATCGGGGGGCCGGATATGGCCGTAACGAGTACCCTTTCGTCATCAGTCAGGACGGCATCAACGTCATTCCCATCACCAGCAACGTGTTGCAGCATCGTCCGCTCGGTCCCAAAGTATCCAGCGGCCTGGCCGGGCTCGATGGCGTGCTCGCCGGCGGCTTCAGGCGCGGGGCCAGCACGTTGATCGTGGGGACTGCCGGTAGCGGAAAGACCACGCTGGCCTGCATTTTCGCTCAGGCTGCCGGCCGACGCGGCGAGCGCGTGCTGTATCTCAATTTCGAGGAGTCGGCAGAATCGATGGTCGGCAACATGCTGAGCCCGGGCCTGGCCCTGGGGCCGCTGATCAAGCGCGGGACGCTGGTTATCCGGTCCTACCTGCCGGAAGCGATGGGCGTGGAGGAGCATTTGTTTCATGCTCTGAAAGCCCTGGATGAGCTGCAGCCTCAGCACGTCGTGGTGGATGCGATCTCGGCCTGCAAACGCATGGGCTCGGAGCAGGCGGCCTTTGAGTACCTGATGCGGCTGCTGAACGACTGCCGGGAACGCGGGATCACCTGTTTCTATCTTAATCAGGCAACCGGCCTTGATATCGTCGCAGAGATCAGCGGCATCGGTATTTCGTCCATTATCGACACCGTGGTGCTGCTTCGCCATCTTCCGGTCGGCCATGCGATGAAACGCCAGTTGCTCGTCATGAAGTCGCGGGGCTCGAAACATTCCGACCTCTTCCACGAATTCCACATTACTGATCGAGGAATTGAGCTGGAGAAGACCTAG